A portion of the Sulfuricurvum kujiense DSM 16994 genome contains these proteins:
- a CDS encoding 2-hydroxyacyl-CoA dehydratase family protein → MHTELTIETPHQRQNRHKAMEAISVLNALKEDFKSPIRSMGYFYDLFEKVYCRHEPLHEGKAKIGTMCIQIPSEIIYALEGIPIRLCNGFYTDDEIGSDLLPQKSCPLVKATVGWFASDNFSDKPDITFSPTTCDQKTKAGAIIGSFGHTVIDVGFPRTKESEESRHYWRESVKSFAVKLSKFQGKKLTKSNLESAIKKVGYAQSLYHKLTEFRKAKAVPILGVDMFLVTNAFFFDKIDEWIGAVEKLLAELEQRVNDGVNVAGKASPRIVYTGSPPIFPNYKIPLIIEESDAIIVADETCSSNRMFNDMVAVDEWNLYDMIDSVSDKYLKACTCPIFTQNDDRIRRIIQLVHTYKGDGVIYQAFAGCQVYEMEQRSVLAAMEREGIPILYIESDYSPSQHGQLTTRVEAFVESLKNRKRMKK, encoded by the coding sequence ATGCACACTGAACTCACGATAGAAACGCCGCATCAGAGGCAGAATCGTCACAAGGCGATGGAGGCAATCAGTGTCCTCAATGCTCTTAAAGAAGATTTTAAATCCCCTATTCGCAGTATGGGCTATTTTTACGATTTGTTTGAAAAGGTCTATTGCCGCCATGAACCGTTGCATGAGGGGAAAGCGAAAATCGGGACGATGTGTATCCAAATCCCCTCTGAAATCATTTATGCGCTGGAGGGGATACCGATCCGGCTGTGCAACGGGTTTTACACAGATGACGAGATCGGCAGTGATCTGTTGCCTCAAAAGTCGTGTCCTCTCGTCAAAGCGACCGTGGGGTGGTTCGCCTCGGACAATTTCTCTGATAAACCCGACATCACATTTTCTCCGACGACGTGCGACCAAAAAACCAAAGCGGGGGCGATCATCGGAAGTTTCGGTCACACCGTGATCGATGTCGGATTCCCCCGCACCAAAGAGAGCGAAGAGAGCCGCCATTACTGGCGTGAAAGTGTTAAAAGTTTCGCCGTGAAGCTCTCTAAATTTCAGGGGAAAAAGCTGACCAAGTCTAATCTGGAGAGTGCGATCAAAAAGGTGGGATATGCCCAGTCGCTTTATCACAAGCTCACCGAATTTCGAAAAGCCAAAGCGGTTCCGATTTTAGGTGTCGATATGTTCTTGGTAACCAATGCTTTTTTCTTTGACAAAATAGATGAGTGGATCGGTGCAGTGGAAAAATTGCTCGCAGAGTTGGAGCAGCGGGTAAATGACGGTGTCAATGTGGCGGGCAAAGCGAGCCCGCGTATTGTTTATACAGGGTCACCGCCGATTTTCCCCAATTATAAAATCCCCCTCATCATCGAAGAGAGCGATGCGATCATCGTCGCCGATGAGACGTGCAGTTCGAACCGGATGTTCAACGACATGGTTGCGGTGGATGAGTGGAACCTCTACGACATGATCGATTCGGTTTCGGACAAATATCTCAAAGCGTGTACCTGCCCGATATTCACCCAAAATGACGACCGTATACGACGGATCATCCAGCTGGTTCACACTTATAAAGGTGATGGGGTGATCTATCAGGCATTTGCTGGGTGTCAGGTGTATGAGATGGAACAGCGCAGCGTGCTTGCGGCAATGGAGCGTGAGGGTATCCCGATACTTTATATAGAAAGCGATTACAGCCCCTCACAGCACGGACAGCTTACGACGCGGGTCGAAGCATTTGTAGAATCATTGAAAAATCGAAAGAGAATGAAAAAATGA
- a CDS encoding 4Fe-4S binding protein, translating into MKNKFSLRRAVNNMNLVRFRFWFQIAAFAFIVYGGYIGLDLGNKLPTFACVYNAEGTGGKCYVGMLQHDLKHPIDVFMGYAGYAFLISLVMFMVWFWVLNKGWCGFVCPLGTMQDWLTMLREKTKIRFSEYSWANRGKIKSIKYILLFLLLLLPVMIANSVFGIPKLPNGLSMPFCDICPGRMMIPAFTGDFNQFYIDFSSKTDIVMTTIGMIMTGLFLAGSFIKKRFFCYFCPMAALQYIFSKPALLKLYKDGSKCTRCGDCYRACDMDILEIADDVTTKNMVTEDCTLCLKCVAACPEEGCLEANFMGATIFESTKEGFVLRMAMDQRGEKHAH; encoded by the coding sequence ATGAAGAATAAATTTTCCTTGCGCCGTGCCGTCAATAATATGAATCTGGTGCGGTTTCGGTTTTGGTTTCAAATTGCCGCATTTGCTTTTATTGTATACGGAGGCTATATCGGGTTGGATTTGGGAAATAAGCTTCCGACGTTTGCCTGTGTTTACAACGCAGAGGGAACCGGCGGAAAATGCTATGTCGGAATGCTCCAGCACGATCTTAAACACCCGATCGATGTGTTTATGGGATATGCCGGGTATGCGTTCCTGATCTCACTGGTGATGTTTATGGTGTGGTTTTGGGTACTGAACAAAGGGTGGTGCGGTTTCGTCTGCCCGCTTGGGACGATGCAAGACTGGCTTACAATGCTTAGAGAAAAAACGAAAATTCGCTTTAGCGAATACTCGTGGGCAAATCGTGGGAAGATCAAAAGTATCAAATACATTTTGCTCTTTTTGCTGTTGCTTTTACCGGTAATGATTGCCAATTCGGTATTTGGCATTCCAAAACTTCCGAACGGTTTATCGATGCCGTTTTGTGATATTTGTCCCGGACGGATGATGATTCCCGCTTTTACGGGGGACTTTAACCAGTTCTATATCGACTTTTCATCGAAAACCGATATCGTCATGACCACTATTGGGATGATTATGACTGGGCTGTTTTTAGCCGGATCGTTTATTAAAAAGCGGTTCTTTTGTTATTTTTGTCCGATGGCGGCATTGCAGTATATTTTTTCGAAACCAGCATTGCTCAAACTCTATAAAGACGGTTCCAAATGTACCCGATGCGGGGACTGCTATCGTGCCTGCGACATGGACATCCTCGAAATCGCCGACGACGTGACGACGAAAAATATGGTCACGGAGGATTGCACGTTGTGTCTCAAATGCGTCGCTGCCTGTCCCGAAGAGGGGTGTCTGGAAGCCAATTTTATGGGGGCTACTATTTTCGAATCGACCAAAGAGGGATTTGTTCTTCGTATGGCGATGGATCAGAGAGGGGAGAAACATGCACACTGA